From one Alosa alosa isolate M-15738 ecotype Scorff River chromosome 5, AALO_Geno_1.1, whole genome shotgun sequence genomic stretch:
- the fxn gene encoding frataxin, mitochondrial produces the protein MLRLTKEGQHTCKCLLNAFTKTSPHGTRYRQKESRCFGLPYVARHSSNTHFPQNQSRLNNLPLSMTTGTLYPTWLQEGQVGYAQKRCFNVTPTHAGESALQSGEFTEAVYDKLADETLDALAEYFEDLADEDFTGTDYDVVFASGVLTIKIGGDHGTYVINKQTPNRQIWLSSPTSGPKRYDWTGERWVYSHDGMALHELLSKEFSIILKSKMDLSHLTHS, from the exons ATGTTAAGGTTGACCAAGGAAGGTCAGCATACCTGCAAGTGTTTACTGAATGCTTTTACAAAAACATCGCCCCATGGCACCAGATACCGGCAAAAAGAG AGTCGGTGTTTTGGCCTACCCTACGTGGCTCGCCACTCATCAAATACACATTTCCCCCAAAATCAAAGTAGGCTTAATAATCTTCCATTGTCGATGACCACAGGGACGCTGTACCCCACG TGGTTACAGGAGGGACAAGTGGGATATGCTCAAAAGAGATGCTTTAATGTCACACCTACACATGCAGGGGAGAGCGCACTGCAGTCAGG AGAGTTTACTGAAGCTGTGTATGATAAATTAGCGGATGAAACGTTGGATGCTTTGGCAGAATACTTTGAAGATCTTGCAGATGAAGACTTCACTGGAACTGACTATGACGTTGTCTTTGCT AGTGGTGTGCTGACTATCAAAATTGGGGGTGACCACGGCACATATGTCATCAACAAACAAACTCCTAATCGACAGATTTGGCTTTCGTCACCTACAAG TGGGCCTAAACGTTATGACTGGACTGGTGAGCGTTGGGTCTACTCGCATGATGGAATGGCACTACATGAGCTTCTCTCAAAGGAGTTCTCCATTATCTTGAAGTCTAAAATGGACCTGTCACACTTGACACATTCCTGA